The following proteins are co-located in the Penaeus monodon isolate SGIC_2016 chromosome 10, NSTDA_Pmon_1, whole genome shotgun sequence genome:
- the LOC119577821 gene encoding chromodomain-helicase-DNA-binding protein Mi-2 homolog isoform X15, producing the protein MPSDVEETEYREEEEEQGEGEEEEQDQGDSNEEEQDEEWGGGKRKRKKSKKRKSSRGERGRKKRKKKDESESEGEYEEEGGRVDSDNQEETPKGRGRGKGRGRPPATPTATVPESNDFTGGGDQMPTVAEVCESFGLNDVELEYTDSDFQNLTTYKLFQQHVRPLLAKENPRVPVSKLMMLVAAKWREFTARNQQQEEEEEDEIVEEEEEEEPEPAPVQQITPKGRGRPRKAKVDEEVEEDFDDDSEGVGKKKRGRKRTATAEGKSKKGGKVPTLKIKLGKRKKDTSEDESSQDSDAEFEQMLAEAEDMNKAEDEAEQQNAPKKKAKTKIGNKNKRKKRMKAKDEDGYETDHQDYCEVCQQGGEIILCDTCPKAYHLVCLEPELEEAPEGKWSCPTCESEGVKEEDEHMEYCKVCKDGGELLCCDSCVNAYHTYCLSPPLFEVPEGEWTCQRCACEPLPGKVQKILFWRYVDPPKPPENWKEIVGDKWEKYQFKQLREFLVKWVDMSYWHCSWISELMLDVHHPQMLRSYFKKFDPDEPPVPGMDDDDEVGSQRRGKSIDPNSLEERYYKYGIKSTWLKIHRVLNHRSLRDGTIQYLVKWRDLPYDQATWEDEDEEIIGLKTAIEFYHDLRAACNADAVGKSKKGKKKGKARARELGEEDREPSSPRRYTPPPDKPVTNLSKKWEKQPDYLDMTGLSLHEYQLEGVNWLRYSWGQGTDTILADEMGLGKTIQTIAFLYSLYKEGHSKGPFLVAVPLSTIINWEREFEMWAPDFYVVTYVGDRESRSMIREHELSFEEGAVRSASKATRIRTTNVKFNVLLTSYEMISMDQACLGSLEWACLVVDEAHRLKSNQSKFFRVLNQYNIVYRLLLTGTPLQNNLEELFHLLNFLCPEKFSDLSSFQNEFEDIAKEDQIKKLHDLLGPHMLRRLKTDVLKNMPTKSEFIIRVELSPLQKKYYKYILTRNFEALNSRGGGQQVSLLNIVMDLKKCCNHPYLFPAAAEEAPKLPNGMYVSRDLVKASGKFILLESMLEKLKRDGHRVLIFSQMTRMLDVLEDFCEGMGYKYERIDGGITGQARQEAIDRFNAPGAQQFIFLLSTRAGGLGINLATADTVIIYDSDWNPHNDIQAFSRAHRIGQANKVMIYRFVTRNSVEERVTQVAKRKMMLTHLVVRPGMGSKATNFSKQELDDILRFGTEELFKEEEGKEDEAIHYDNQAIEELLDRTKEGIEQKENWANEYLSSFKVASYVTKEGEEEEMEDVEVLKQEADNTDSLYWERLLRHHFEQQQEDLARTLGKGKRVRKQVNYNDAADGREDLSWQEQGSDYNSDFSMPSDNDNDDEFDEKNETEGGRRSRRRGDRGDRDRPLPPLLARVGGNIEVLGFNARQRKAFLNAVMRYGMPPQEAFNSQWLVRDLRGKSEKCFRAYTSLFMRHLCEPGNDNAETFADGVPREGLSRQHVLTRIGVMSLIRKKISEFETINGHYSMPEALNRPVEPAVVDGGKSNGTSASGTPATSVTPSPAPSVKGESEDKEEDKKEEAKKEDDKKAEDKEKKDEKETEKEEEKKEEKVEKKEEEKTEGEKEKKDEPAETPEVKAEEEEKKETEQTEKKEEPEKMEVEETKKEEEKKEEVKMETEEKEQKEEQKTEEKEEAEVKAEKVEKTEEDKEAEKKEEVKKEEEEKEDEKDKEKEKEKEGDKDKDKDKDKKEEDDKKDSKKKDVDSVAKRKFMFNIADGGFTELHTLWQNEEKAAVPGREYEIWHRRHDYWLLAGIVTHGYGRWQDIQNDVRFAIINEPFKMDVGKGNFLEIKNKFLARRFKQLLEQALVIEEQLRRAAFLNLQQDPHHPACTLNARFAEVECLAESHQHLSKESLAGNKPANAVLNKVLNQLEELLSDMKSDVTRLPASLARIPPVAQRLQMSERSILSRLASGAGNVDKSAQGAGEGQISTTFPGGFTPTGALPTLGNANFANFRPQYSLPGAATGPGVPSVQVSSLQSLGASLHMLAASNPLLDPHLSMQQPPTSHSGAISAATRASLLLHQQQQQQLQQHSGDTKNLIYLD; encoded by the exons aggaggaggaggaacaaggggaaggggaagaagaagaacaagatcaAGGTGATTCaaatgaagaagaacaagatGAAGAGTGGGGTGGAGGAAAACGGAaacgaaagaaaagtaaaaagagaaagtcCTCACGCGGTGAGCGTGGgcggaaaaaacgaaagaagaaagatgagagtgagagt GAAGGTGAATATGAAGAAGAGGGTGGCCGTGTTGACTCAGACAATCAAGAAGAAACCCCAAAAGGAAGGGGTCGTGGAAAAGGACGTGGGAGGCCTCCTGCAACTCCCACAGCAACTGTACCAGAATCAA ATGATTTCACAGGTGGAGGAGATCAAATGCCAACAGTTGCTGAGGTGTGTGAAAGCTTTGGGCTGAATGATGTCGAATTGGAGTACACTGACTCAGATTTTCAGAACCTTACAACTTACAAGTTGTTCCAGCAACATGTACGTCCACTTCTGGCTAAGGAAAATCCAAGG GTACCAGTGTCTAAGTTGATGATGTTGGTAGCTGCAAAGTGGCGTGAATTCACGGCTCGCAATCagcagcaggaagaggaggaggaagatgaaattgtagaagaggaggaagaagaggaaccaGAACCAGCACCGGTACAA CAGATAACACCCAAGGGTCGGGGACGCCCTAGAAAAGCCAAGGTAgatgaagaagtagaggaagactttgatgatgatagtgaaggcGTTGGTAAGAAAAAACGTGGCCGAAAACGCACTGCTACAGcagaagggaaaagcaaaaagggtGGAAAAGTTCCAACTTTGAAGATTAAgttagggaagaggaagaaggacacCTCG GAGGATGAATCAAGCCAAGACAGTGATGCAGAGTTTGAGCAAATGCTGGCTGAGGCAGAGGACATGAACAAGGCAGAAGATGAGGCAGAACAGCAAAATGCACCCAAAAAGAAAGCCAAAACCAAGATTGGCaacaaaaataaacgtaaaaaacgTATGAAGGCTAAAGATGAGGATGGATACGAAACCGATCATCAA GATTACTGCGAGGTATGTCAGCAGGGTGGTGAGATCATCCTTTGTGACACTTGTCCTAAGGCTTACCATCTGGTGTGTCTTGAACCAGAATTGGAAGAGGCTCCTGAGGGCAAGTGGTCATGCCCCACTTGTGAGTCAGAGGGAGTCAAGGAAGAAGATGAACATATGGAGTACTGTAAAGTTTGTAAG GATGGTGGTGAACTTCTTTGCTGTGATTCATGTGTGAATGCATACCATACATATTGCTTGTCGCCACCCTTGTTTGAAGTACCTGAAGGAGAATGGACTTGTCAGCGCTGTGCTTGTGAGCCTTTGCCAGGAAAAGTCCAGAAGATCCTATTCTGGAG ATATGTTGACCCTCCAAAGCCACCAGAGAATTGGAAGGAGATTGTTGGAGACAAATGGGAAAAATATCAGTTCAAACAGTTGCGCGAGTTTTTGGTGAAGTGGGTTGACATGTCCTACTGGCACTGCTCTTGGATTTCAGAACTCATGCTGGATGTACATCATCCTCAG ATGTTGCGTTCATACTTCAAAAAGTTTGATCCAGATGAGCCTCCTGTACCtggtatggatgatgatgatgaagtaggtTCACAAAGACGTGGCAAAAGCATTGATCCGAACTCCTTGGAAGAAAG ATATTACAAATATGGAATCAAGTCCACCTGGTTGAAAATCCATCGTGTGTTGAACCATCGTTCTTTACGGGATGGAACCATACAGTATCTTGTGAAATGGCGAGACTTACCCTATGACCAAGCTACatgggaagatgaggatgaggagattATTGGcttaaaaactgcaattgagtttTATCATGATCTGAGAGCAGCATGTAATGCTGATGCTG TTGGTAagagtaagaaggggaaaaagaaaggcaaggCAAGGGCACGAGAATTGGGTGAGGAAGATCGTGAGCCCTCTTCACCCCGGCGATACACTCCTCCTCCTGATAAACCAGTAACCAACCTCAGTAAGAAGTGGGAGAAGCAGCCAGACTACTTGGACATGACTGGGCTCTCACTTCACGAGTATCAGCTTGAGGGTGTGAATTGGTTAAG ATATTCTTGGGGTCAGGGAACAGACACCATCTTGGCCGATGAGATGGGTCTTGGAAAGACAATTCAGACAATTGCATTTTTGTATTCACTGTACAAAGAAGGACACTCCAAAGGTCCCTTCCTTGTTGCTGTCCCACTCTCCACCATCATAAATTGGGAAAGAGAGTTTGAGATGTGGGCCCCAGATTTCTATGTTGTCACATATGTAGGCGACAGAGAATCACGATCTATGATTCGTGAGCACGAATTGTCATTTGAAGAAGGAGCAGTGCGAAGTGCATCAAAAGCCACACGTATCCGTACAACAAATGTAAAGTTCAATGTACTTCTAACTTCCTATGAGATGATATCTATGGATCAAGCTTGCTTAGGATCATTAGAGTGGGCCTGCTTGGTTGTAGATGAAGCTCACAGATTGAAGAGTAACCAGTCTAag TTCTTCCGTGTGCTGAACCAGTACAACATCGTTTATCGTCTTCTTTTAACTGGAACCCCACTTCAAAACAACCTGGAGGAACTTTTCCATTTACTCAACTTCTTGTGTCCTGAAAAATTCTCTGATCTATCTTCCTTCCAAAATGAATTTGAAGATATTGCAAAAGAAGATCAGATTAAGAAACTACATGATTTACTTGGACCTCACATGTTGAGAAGATTGAAGACTGATGTACTCAAG AACATGCCAACCAAGTCAGAGTTCATCATTCGTGTGGAGTTATCACCACTGCAGAAGAAATACTACAAATACATTCTTACTCGTAATTTTGAGGCCCTTAACTCAAGAGGAGGAGGCCAACAG GTTTCTTTGCTCAACATTGTTATGGATCTGAAGAAGTGTTGCAACCATCCATACCTCTTCCCAGCAGCAGCAGAAGAGGCCCCTAAACTGCCAAATGGGATGTATGTAAGCAGAGACCTTGTGAAGGCCAGTGGCAAGTTCATTCTCTTGGAGAGTATGTTGGAGAAGCTCAAACGTGATGGTCATCG tGTGTTGATTTTCTCTCAGATGACAAGGATGTTGGATGTCCTGGAAGACTTCTGTGAGGGCATGGGCTACAAATATGAAAGAATTGATGGTGGCATCACTGGTCAAGCTCGTCAAGAGGCCATTGATAG GTTCAATGCTCCAGGTGCCCagcagtttattttcttattgtctaCTCGTGCGGGTGGTTTAGGTATCAACTTGGCCACTGCAGATACTGTCATCATCTACGATTCAGATTGGAATCCACATAACGATATTCAAGCTTTCTCCAGAGCTCATCGTATTGGTCAGGCAAATAAG GTGATGATTTACCGGTTTGTGACTCGTAACTCTGTGGAGGAAAGAGTCACACAGGTTGCCAAGAGAAAGATGATGTTGACCCACTTGGTTGTCCGTCCTGGAATGGGATCAAAAGCCACAAACTTCTCCAAACAAGAATTGGATGATATCTTGAG GTTTGGTACTGAAGAACTTTTCaaagaggaggagggcaaggaggaTGAAGCTATCCATTATGATAACCAGGCAATTGAGGAACTCCTTGACCGTACAAAGGAGGGTATTGAACAGAAGGAGAACTGGGCTAATGAGTACCTCAGCTCTTTCAAGGTTGCTTCATATGTTaccaaagaaggggaagag gaggaaatggaggatgtTGAGGTTTTGAAGCAAGAAGCAGATAATACAGATTCCCTTTACTGGGAACGACTTTTGCGCCATCACTTCGAGCAACAACAGGAAGATCTGGCAAGAACACTTGGAAAGGGTAAACGAGTCAGGAAACAG GTGAACTATAACGATGCAGCAGATGGTAGAGAAGATCTTAGCTGGCAAGAACAAGGATCAGACTACAACTCTGACTTCTCCATGCcatcagataatgataatgatgatgaatttgatgaaaagaatgaaa CTGAAGGAGGTCGTAGATCACGCCGTCGTGGTGACAGAGGTGACCGTGATCGTCCATTGCCACCACTTCTTGCCCGAGTTGGAGGAAATATTGAA GTTCTGGGATTCAATGCCAGACAGCGCAAGGCTTTCCTTAATGCAGTTATGCGTTATGGAATGCCCCCTCAAGAAGCCTTCAACTCTCAATG gttggTTCGAGACCTTCGAGGCAAGAGTGAGAAGTGCTTCAGAGCATACACATCTCTCTTCATGCGCCATTTGTGTGAACCTGGTAATGACAATGCTGAAACATTTGCTGATGGAGTGCCTCGTGAAGGATTAAGTAGACAACACGTTCTCACCAGAATCGGAGTGATGTCACTCATTCGCAAAAAG ATTTCAGAGTTTGAGACAATCAATGGCCATTACTCAATGCCAGAAGCTCTAAATAGGCCTGTTGAGCCAGCTGTAGTTGATGGTGGCAAAAGCAATGGAACATCTGCTTCTG GCACACCAGCAACAAGTGTAACTCCATCTCCAGCACCATCTGTGAAGGGAGAATCAGAAGACAAGGAAGAGGACAAAAAGGAAGAAGCTAAGAAAGAAGATGACAAGAAGgctgaagataaagaaaagaaggatgaaaaggagacagaaaaggaagaagaaaagaaggaagagaaggtagaaaagaaggaggaagaaaaaactgaaggagaaaaagaaaag AAGGATGAACCTGCTGAAACCCCAGAAGtgaaggcagaggaagaagaaaagaaggaaacagaacaaactgagaagaaggaggaaccaGAGAAGATGGAAGTAGAGGAGaccaagaaggaagaggagaagaaggaggaagtgaaaatggaaactgaagaaaaagaacagaaggaagaacagaagactgaagagaaggaagag GCTGAGGTCAAGGCTGAAAAAGTTGAGAAGacagaggaggataaggaggctgaaaagaaggaagaagtcaagaaagaggaggaggagaaggaagatgagaaagacaaagagaaagaaaaggagaaggaaggagataaagataaGGACAAGGACaaagataagaaggaggaagatgataagAAAGATTCCAAGAAGAAGGATGTGGATTCCGTGGCAAAGAGAAAGTTCATGTTCAACATTGCTGATGGTGGGTTCACTGAGCTGCACACACTGTGGCAAAACGAGGAAAAGGCAGCTGTTCCCGGCCGCGAGTATGAGATCTGGCACCGCAG aCATGATTATTGGCTGCTTGCTGGTATTGTTACCCATGGGTATGGAAGGTGGCAAGACATCCAGAACGATGTCAGGTTTGCCATCATCAATGAGCCATTCAAGATGGATGTGGGCAAGGGTAATTTCTTGGAAATTAAGAACAAATTCCTTGCCAGAAGGTTCAAG CAGCTGTTAGAGCAAGCACTGGTCATTGAGGAACAGCTGCGTCGTGCAGCATTCCTTAACTTGCAACAGGATCCTCATCATCCTGCGTGTACCTTGAATGCTCGTTTCGCTGAAGTGGAATGTCTGGCTGAATCACACCAGCACCTCAGCAAGGAGTCCCTGGCTGGAAATAAGCCAGCAAATGCAGTCCTAAATAAG GTGCTGAACCAGCTGGAAGAGCTGCTGTCAGACATGAAGTCTGATGTCACACGGTTACCTGCTTCCCTTGCTCGTATTCCCCCTGTGGCCCAGCGTCTCCAAATGTCTGAGCGTTCTATCCTATCTCGCCTGGCCTCAGGCGCGGGTAATGTGGACAAAAGCGCTCAAGGAGCAGGTGAGG GTCAGATTTCGACCACATTCCCCGGTGGCTTCACCCCTACTGGTGCGCTGCCAACCCTGGGTAACGCCAACTTTGCTAACTTCCGACCCCAATATTCACTACCGGGAGCTGCAACAGGACCAG GTGTGCCATCTGTGCAGGTGAGCAGCCTCCAGAGCCTGGGTGCAAGCCTTCACATGCTTGCTGCCTCCAACCCTCTACTGGACCCACACTTGAGCATGCAGCAGCCCCCAACCTCTCACAGTGGGGCAATATCTGCTGCCACTCGAGCATCCCTTCTTCTTcaccaacagcaacagcagcaactcCAGCAGCATTCAGGAGACACAAAAAACCTGATATACTTGGATTAG